One window from the genome of Fusobacterium sp. encodes:
- a CDS encoding peptidoglycan-binding domain-containing protein, which translates to MENISNESISQKYKKEIDEKNKIISLHEKNIKNLKLDINEKNNSISKLKEENEEKDRKLSKKRFQLIICSVIIIFLIFLSIFFKLSEPKLEVVEDVVEDVIEKVNSQESIPVALIDQDENREDEEMIKTEISIPKEIIPVIPALPTTEKEEKQPIETVKNEISIPKEIIPVTPVLPTTKKEEPKPIETIKNENIKINEVISSKPKKLIYSEDEVYTNLIWKGYRGERAIYEFQRDNDMPQTGKIDEKLLRKLGIKPRFK; encoded by the coding sequence ATGGAAAATATATCTAATGAGAGTATAAGTCAAAAATATAAAAAAGAAATAGATGAGAAAAATAAAATTATTTCACTTCATGAAAAGAATATCAAAAACTTAAAACTTGATATCAATGAAAAAAATAATTCTATATCAAAACTCAAAGAAGAAAATGAAGAGAAAGACAGGAAACTTAGTAAAAAAAGATTTCAACTTATAATTTGTTCTGTTATTATTATTTTTTTAATTTTTCTTTCTATATTTTTTAAATTATCAGAACCTAAATTAGAAGTTGTTGAAGATGTTGTTGAAGATGTTATTGAAAAAGTTAATTCACAAGAAAGTATTCCTGTTGCTCTTATAGATCAAGATGAGAATAGAGAAGATGAAGAAATGATAAAAACAGAAATTTCTATACCTAAAGAAATTATTCCTGTTATTCCAGCTCTTCCTACTACTGAAAAAGAGGAAAAACAACCAATAGAAACAGTAAAAAATGAAATTTCTATACCTAAAGAAATTATTCCTGTTACTCCAGTTCTTCCTACTACTAAAAAAGAAGAACCAAAACCAATAGAAACAATAAAAAATGAAAATATAAAAATAAATGAGGTTATCTCTTCTAAACCTAAAAAGCTTATATATTCTGAAGATGAGGTTTACACAAATCTTATTTGGAAAGGATATAGAGGAGAAAGGGCAATCTATGAATTCCAGAGAGATAATGATATGCCTCAAACTGGAAAAATTGATGAAAAACTTTTAAGAAAGCTTGGAATAAAACCCAGATTTAAATAG
- the abc-f gene encoding ribosomal protection-like ABC-F family protein, with product MSLINISNLTFAYDGSIDNIFENVSFQIDTDWKLGFTGRNGRGKTTFLNLLLGKYEYKGNISGGVIFEYFPFEIKDKTLKTIDIVNNLNHDYQMWELEREISLLDVSEDVLYREFNTLSNGEQTKILLAVLFLREDRFLLIDEPTNHLDAEGREIVAEYLKSKKGFILISHDRRFLDNCIDHILSINKTNIEIQKGNFSSWQVNKEMQDNFEIVRNYKLKKDIKRLEQAAKRTSEWSDKKEEKKSKKSYGGRAPAMIDKGFVGTKAAKMMKKSKNLEARQNSALEEKTKLLKNIELSESLKIKPEEYHSKRMITLDKVSIFYGEKEVCKDVSFTIEKGDRIALRGKNGSGKSTILKLILGEEVTYTGNFFKGSRIKMSYVSQETNFLKGKLSDFAKNSGIDESLFRAILRKMDFSREQFDKDLSSYSGGQKKKVLIAKSLCERAHLYVWDEPLNFIDVLSRIQIEELILEFQPTIIFVEHDMVFSETIANKIVNL from the coding sequence ATGTCACTTATAAATATATCTAACTTAACATTTGCTTATGATGGGAGTATAGATAACATTTTTGAAAATGTGTCTTTTCAAATAGATACAGATTGGAAATTAGGATTTACAGGAAGAAATGGAAGAGGTAAAACTACTTTTTTAAATCTTTTATTAGGAAAATATGAATATAAAGGGAATATTTCAGGTGGAGTTATATTTGAATATTTTCCATTTGAAATAAAGGATAAAACTTTAAAAACAATAGATATAGTAAATAATCTAAATCATGATTATCAGATGTGGGAGCTTGAAAGAGAGATATCACTTTTAGATGTTTCAGAAGATGTATTGTATAGAGAATTTAATACTCTATCTAATGGTGAACAGACTAAAATACTTCTTGCAGTTCTCTTTTTGAGAGAGGATAGATTTCTCCTTATAGATGAACCTACAAATCATTTGGATGCAGAAGGAAGAGAAATAGTTGCTGAATACCTCAAATCTAAGAAAGGATTTATTCTGATTTCTCATGACAGAAGGTTTTTAGATAATTGTATAGATCATATTTTATCAATAAATAAGACAAATATAGAGATACAAAAAGGGAATTTTTCATCATGGCAGGTTAATAAGGAGATGCAGGATAATTTTGAAATTGTCAGAAATTATAAGTTAAAGAAGGATATTAAAAGATTGGAACAGGCAGCTAAACGAACTTCAGAATGGTCAGATAAAAAAGAAGAAAAGAAAAGTAAGAAAAGTTATGGTGGAAGAGCCCCAGCAATGATAGATAAAGGATTTGTAGGGACTAAGGCTGCTAAAATGATGAAAAAATCAAAAAATCTTGAAGCAAGGCAAAATTCTGCCTTAGAAGAAAAGACAAAACTTCTTAAAAATATAGAACTTTCAGAGTCTTTAAAAATAAAACCTGAAGAATACCATTCAAAGAGAATGATAACTTTAGATAAAGTTTCTATTTTTTATGGAGAAAAAGAAGTATGTAAAGATGTGAGTTTTACTATAGAAAAAGGTGACAGGATTGCTTTGAGAGGAAAAAATGGTTCAGGAAAATCAACTATATTAAAATTGATACTGGGAGAAGAAGTGACTTATACTGGGAATTTTTTTAAAGGAAGCAGAATAAAAATGTCTTATGTTTCACAGGAAACAAATTTTCTTAAAGGAAAACTTTCAGATTTTGCTAAAAATAGTGGTATAGATGAGAGTTTATTCAGAGCAATATTGAGAAAAATGGATTTTTCAAGGGAGCAGTTTGACAAAGATTTAAGTTCATACAGCGGCGGGCAGAAAAAGAAAGTTCTTATAGCAAAAAGTTTATGTGAGAGAGCACATCTCTATGTATGGGATGAACCATTAAACTTTATAGATGTTCTCTCAAGAATACAGATAGAGGAACTTATTTTAGAATTTCAGCCTACTATAATTTTTGTAGAACATGATATGGTATTTTCTGAAACTATTGCAAATAAAATAGTAAATTTATAA
- a CDS encoding M23 family metallopeptidase, translating into MKLKSKILIFLLLIVICGMIIPQKFSMPVENGTKRDYNQKSFWYYPWGKSITHKGVDIFAKSGTNVLSSTIGLVIYEGNLKSGGNVVLVLGPKWRLHYYAHLKTIDTKRFSFVRRGEKIGSVGDTGNAAGKPHHLHYSIVTLIPYPWLKDDSRQGWRKMLYLNPIEYLNNAENI; encoded by the coding sequence ATGAAACTAAAATCAAAAATACTTATATTTTTACTGCTGATAGTGATATGTGGAATGATTATACCTCAAAAATTTTCTATGCCTGTAGAGAATGGAACTAAAAGAGATTATAATCAAAAAAGTTTCTGGTATTATCCTTGGGGAAAATCTATAACTCATAAAGGAGTAGATATTTTTGCTAAATCTGGAACAAATGTACTAAGCTCTACAATAGGACTTGTCATATATGAGGGAAATTTAAAATCAGGAGGAAATGTCGTATTAGTCCTTGGACCTAAATGGAGATTACATTACTATGCCCATTTAAAAACCATAGATACAAAAAGATTTTCTTTTGTAAGAAGAGGAGAGAAGATAGGAAGTGTGGGAGATACTGGAAATGCAGCAGGAAAACCTCATCATCTTCACTATTCAATAGTGACATTGATTCCATATCCATGGCTGAAAGATGATTCAAGACAGGGGTGGAGGAAGATGCTGTATCTCAATCCAATAGAATATTTAAATAATGCAGAAAATATTTAA
- a CDS encoding type I phosphomannose isomerase catalytic subunit has product MYPLKFKKNLVKKVWGGRKFKEVLNMELPDNDLYGESWEVSSHKGGLSYVDNGEFQGKSLIELIEKYGKDILGEEIMEKFKGKFPLLIKYLDINDRLSVQVHPSDEYALRVEGEFGKSESWYIMEASDNATLILGIKDGITKEIFKEKVESKEFDGLFNTVKVKKGDFINLSPGVVHATMEGSILICEIQQNSDTTYRIYDFDRLVDGKLRELHIDKALDVIDFEGDVEITTDKNRKRIFLAGAEKEELIRGKYFNIDKYLINGEFKDEINKNFKAYSILDGKGKIICEGKEYYVEKGDTYFIPAGLELKITGKVEILKSFI; this is encoded by the coding sequence ATGTATCCATTAAAGTTTAAAAAGAATCTTGTAAAAAAAGTATGGGGTGGAAGAAAGTTTAAAGAGGTTTTAAATATGGAACTTCCAGATAATGATTTATATGGTGAATCTTGGGAAGTAAGTTCTCATAAGGGAGGACTTTCATATGTTGATAATGGAGAGTTTCAAGGAAAATCTTTGATAGAGCTTATAGAAAAATATGGAAAAGATATATTAGGAGAAGAGATAATGGAAAAATTTAAAGGTAAATTTCCTCTTCTTATAAAATATCTGGACATTAATGACAGACTTTCAGTTCAGGTGCATCCAAGTGATGAGTATGCTTTAAGAGTAGAGGGTGAATTTGGGAAAAGCGAAAGCTGGTATATTATGGAAGCAAGTGACAATGCTACTCTTATACTTGGAATCAAAGATGGAATTACAAAAGAGATATTTAAAGAAAAAGTAGAATCAAAGGAATTTGATGGACTTTTCAATACAGTAAAAGTAAAAAAAGGGGACTTTATAAACTTATCTCCAGGAGTTGTTCATGCAACTATGGAGGGATCTATACTGATATGTGAAATACAGCAGAATTCAGATACTACTTACAGAATATATGATTTTGATAGATTAGTAGATGGAAAACTTAGAGAGCTTCACATAGATAAGGCTCTTGATGTAATAGATTTTGAGGGAGATGTAGAAATAACTACTGATAAAAACAGAAAAAGGATATTTTTAGCAGGAGCAGAAAAAGAGGAACTAATAAGAGGAAAATATTTCAATATAGATAAATATCTTATTAATGGGGAATTTAAAGATGAAATAAATAAAAATTTTAAAGCTTACTCTATATTAGATGGTAAAGGCAAAATTATATGCGAAGGAAAGGAATATTACGTTGAAAAAGGAGATACATATTTTATTCCAGCAGGATTAGAATTAAAAATAACAGGCAAAGTGGAAATTCTTAAATCTTTTATATAA
- a CDS encoding TSUP family transporter: protein MFGLMEGMDLSGFIFLGVACFFAAFIDAIAGGGGLISLPAFLASGLPAHVALGTNKVAACCSTIASSAKFAQSGKINWELMKKLAAFSFIGAVLGVKTVVMIDSKYLYPIAIVLLIMVLIYTLRNKNLGEENRFEGLNGENIKWGIIMAFALGFYDGFFGPGTGSFLIFAMIRIFKIDFTNASGNAKILNLSSNVASVIMFVSMGKVAYIYSFSMAAIMVVGAIIGAKMAVTKGTKFIKPMFLIVTTVVLSKMIAESIFGIDVGAGIKNIMTMFIK from the coding sequence ATGTTTGGTTTAATGGAAGGAATGGATTTATCAGGATTTATTTTTTTAGGAGTAGCTTGTTTTTTTGCAGCTTTCATTGATGCAATAGCAGGTGGAGGAGGACTTATAAGTCTGCCAGCCTTTCTGGCATCTGGGCTTCCAGCTCATGTGGCACTTGGGACAAATAAGGTTGCAGCATGCTGTTCTACAATAGCCAGCAGTGCTAAATTTGCTCAATCAGGAAAAATTAACTGGGAGCTGATGAAAAAATTAGCAGCATTTTCATTTATTGGGGCAGTACTTGGAGTAAAAACAGTAGTAATGATAGATTCAAAATATCTCTATCCAATAGCTATAGTTCTTCTTATTATGGTTTTGATATACACACTTCGTAATAAAAATCTTGGAGAAGAAAACAGATTTGAGGGATTAAATGGAGAAAATATTAAGTGGGGAATAATCATGGCTTTTGCTTTGGGATTCTATGATGGTTTTTTTGGACCAGGAACTGGATCTTTTCTTATATTTGCTATGATTAGAATATTTAAGATAGATTTTACCAATGCCAGTGGAAATGCAAAAATATTAAATCTGTCCAGTAATGTAGCAAGTGTTATAATGTTTGTATCTATGGGAAAAGTTGCATATATCTATTCTTTTTCTATGGCAGCTATAATGGTAGTTGGAGCAATAATTGGGGCTAAAATGGCAGTAACAAAGGGAACAAAATTTATAAAACCAATGTTTCTCATAGTAACAACAGTGGTACTTTCAAAAATGATTGCTGAATCTATATTTGGAATAGATGTAGGAGCAGGGATAAAAAATATAATGACAATGTTTATAAAATAG
- a CDS encoding PTS fructose-like transporter subunit IIB, whose product MKIVAVTACPSGVAHTYMAAEALKKAGEKLGVEIKVETQGGIGIENVITETDLANTDYVVLTKEVAIKNEERFKGKKIVRVKIADAVKKAEDIVKKLIEHYNSNN is encoded by the coding sequence ATGAAAATAGTTGCTGTTACAGCTTGTCCATCAGGGGTAGCTCATACATATATGGCTGCTGAAGCTCTTAAAAAAGCTGGAGAAAAATTAGGGGTGGAAATAAAAGTAGAAACTCAAGGTGGTATTGGTATTGAAAATGTTATTACAGAAACTGATTTAGCAAATACAGATTATGTAGTTTTAACTAAAGAAGTTGCTATTAAAAATGAAGAAAGATTTAAAGGAAAAAAAATAGTAAGAGTTAAAATAGCAGATGCTGTGAAAAAAGCTGAAGATATAGTAAAAAAACTTATTGAACACTATAACTCAAACAACTAA
- a CDS encoding BglG family transcription antiterminator: protein MAMTRDILNLIKNITQNKINTLEENSKIMDLSERSLRYKIDDCNYHLNILKLPELNIKKGIITFSSTLDTVVEKINENIYLYSFSQDEREKIIINFYLFKNEPTTIEDISIFLGVSSVTLKNDIKRIKKYLKTFMLSLSNENNKCLTITGDERNIRKLLLDILLKNYDITFKNDEIIITKTYYHGFFIPWKEMDNFFDKIITNKAYKLLKNILKENNKNISDEAFKVLFFYILILLNRYPNHEIITIKNMNFLSNTPEYLAVKKSLTESEFSEGELLTLTEYFLGSNTFNFDHSFYGNWVQIETFIMQLIKEVSKFGYSGLDKDETLLEGLINHIKPAIYRAKTGIQLSSEIYNDFKESYPLILTQVEEAWKKCDFQGLNMSNEEIAYIAMHFQLAIKRVKKRVFKDILIVCGSGYSTSKFLAESIQEKFSVNIVDTIPYNLLDTYKNVENIDLIITTITNLESTLLPVVTVSPILSKEDIRRLESLHLSQSKNKIKLSKLLELAKRNGIIHNEENFIKDMKRHFKNEILDDISKSSFLKFTDMISMSRIEKRKKANSWEDAIKMSGIKLIGENIVSESYLDEIIDLINKFGSYMVIQEGIILSHARGNENVSKTGISILLLDEPVEFPENEKVKLLITLASKDKREHLNGLMEFINILREINLLNTLENCQTISEIYITFKNLFN, encoded by the coding sequence ATGGCCATGACTAGAGATATTTTAAATCTCATAAAAAACATAACTCAGAACAAAATCAACACATTGGAAGAAAATTCTAAAATTATGGATCTCAGTGAAAGAAGTCTCAGATATAAAATAGATGATTGCAATTATCATTTAAATATACTGAAACTTCCAGAATTAAATATCAAAAAAGGTATAATAACTTTTTCTTCTACACTGGATACAGTAGTAGAGAAAATAAATGAAAATATATATCTTTACAGCTTTTCACAAGATGAAAGAGAAAAAATAATTATTAACTTTTATCTTTTCAAAAATGAACCTACTACTATAGAAGATATAAGCATATTTCTAGGAGTTAGTTCTGTAACTTTAAAAAATGATATCAAACGTATAAAAAAATATTTAAAGACATTTATGTTAAGTCTTTCTAATGAAAATAATAAATGCCTCACTATTACAGGAGATGAGAGAAATATTCGAAAACTTTTATTGGATATTCTTTTAAAGAATTATGATATCACATTCAAAAATGATGAAATAATTATAACAAAAACATATTACCATGGATTTTTTATTCCTTGGAAAGAGATGGATAACTTTTTTGATAAAATTATTACTAATAAAGCATATAAACTTTTAAAAAATATACTCAAAGAAAATAATAAAAATATAAGTGATGAAGCTTTTAAGGTTTTATTTTTCTATATTCTTATACTGCTTAATAGATATCCAAACCATGAAATAATTACAATTAAAAATATGAACTTTCTTTCAAATACACCTGAATATCTGGCAGTAAAAAAATCTCTTACTGAATCTGAATTTTCAGAAGGAGAACTTTTAACACTGACTGAATATTTTCTTGGAAGCAACACTTTCAATTTTGATCATTCATTTTATGGAAACTGGGTGCAGATAGAAACTTTTATAATGCAGCTGATTAAAGAAGTAAGTAAATTTGGATATTCTGGTCTGGATAAAGATGAAACTCTTCTTGAAGGACTTATCAACCATATAAAGCCTGCTATTTACAGAGCTAAAACTGGAATACAGCTGAGCTCAGAAATATACAATGATTTCAAAGAAAGTTATCCTCTGATACTGACTCAGGTAGAGGAAGCGTGGAAAAAATGTGATTTTCAAGGTTTAAATATGTCAAATGAAGAAATTGCATATATAGCAATGCATTTTCAACTTGCTATTAAAAGAGTAAAAAAAAGAGTATTCAAAGATATTCTCATAGTTTGCGGTTCAGGGTACAGCACATCAAAATTTTTAGCAGAAAGTATTCAAGAAAAATTTTCAGTAAATATTGTGGATACTATTCCATATAATTTGCTGGATACTTATAAAAATGTTGAAAATATAGATTTAATTATAACTACTATTACTAATCTGGAAAGTACTCTTCTTCCAGTAGTAACAGTATCTCCAATATTAAGCAAAGAAGATATAAGGAGATTGGAATCACTTCATCTTTCGCAATCTAAAAATAAAATAAAATTATCCAAACTTTTAGAACTTGCAAAGAGAAATGGTATTATACACAATGAAGAAAATTTTATAAAAGATATGAAAAGACACTTCAAAAATGAGATATTAGATGATATTTCAAAATCAAGTTTCTTAAAATTTACTGACATGATCAGTATGTCTAGAATAGAAAAAAGAAAAAAAGCAAATAGCTGGGAAGATGCAATTAAAATGAGTGGAATAAAACTCATTGGGGAAAACATTGTATCAGAAAGTTATCTTGATGAAATAATAGATCTTATCAATAAATTTGGGAGCTATATGGTGATACAAGAAGGAATAATCCTTTCTCATGCCAGAGGAAATGAAAATGTATCTAAAACAGGAATAAGTATTCTTCTATTAGATGAACCTGTAGAATTTCCTGAAAATGAAAAAGTAAAACTTCTCATCACTCTTGCCAGTAAAGATAAGAGAGAACATCTCAACGGATTAATGGAATTTATTAATATATTGAGAGAAATAAATCTTCTGAATACCTTAGAAAATTGCCAAACTATTAGTGAAATTTACATAACATTTAAAAATTTATTTAATTAG
- a CDS encoding helix-turn-helix domain-containing protein, which produces MLKKGKIYFFHYLNTGIKLIISENSIYSYPLHNHVSVFIVGMILKGEIKLKISEKSYNYKLKQIFIIPPYISHEIEALSPYSLLSICINKNLLREEGITGVQKIIQPILENILESKKIDKEEIELLLKGLKVLEKYRNINEKRDKHLEKIKEYLEISPESILSIDKMAEIAFSSKFNFIRRFKKSIGLTPHQFQIQNRIRKAQKLLEKSFLTSEVALATGFYDQSHFIKNFKKIVKMTPLEYQFSVNKIHFFKEELE; this is translated from the coding sequence ATGTTAAAAAAAGGAAAAATATATTTTTTTCATTATTTGAATACAGGTATAAAATTAATTATCAGTGAAAATTCTATATATTCGTATCCTTTGCATAATCATGTATCTGTTTTTATTGTTGGAATGATATTAAAAGGAGAAATAAAACTTAAAATATCAGAGAAGTCCTATAATTATAAATTAAAACAAATATTCATAATACCACCATATATTTCTCATGAAATAGAAGCATTAAGTCCATATTCTCTTTTAAGTATATGTATAAATAAAAACTTATTAAGGGAAGAAGGGATTACAGGAGTTCAGAAGATAATACAACCTATACTAGAAAATATATTAGAGAGTAAAAAAATAGATAAGGAAGAGATTGAGTTACTTTTAAAGGGATTAAAAGTTTTAGAAAAGTACAGGAATATTAATGAAAAAAGAGATAAACATTTAGAAAAGATAAAAGAATATTTAGAGATATCCCCAGAAAGTATTTTGAGTATAGATAAAATGGCAGAAATTGCATTTTCAAGTAAATTTAATTTTATAAGGAGATTTAAAAAGAGCATAGGGCTTACTCCACATCAATTTCAAATACAAAATCGTATAAGAAAAGCTCAGAAACTTTTGGAAAAATCTTTTTTGACATCTGAAGTGGCTTTGGCTACAGGTTTTTATGATCAAAGCCACTTTATAAAAAATTTTAAAAAAATAGTAAAAATGACTCCTTTAGAATATCAATTTTCTGTTAATAAAATTCATTTTTTTAAAGAAGAGCTGGAATAA
- a CDS encoding PTS fructose transporter subunit EIIC, with amino-acid sequence MKKTLLELRKHLLFGTSHMLPFIVAGGVLLSLAVMMGGKGAVPDSGLLKNISDMGIAGLTIFPAVLGGYIAYSIADRPGLAPGMIGSWIAVQQYSTGFLGAIIVGFLAGFIVNQLKKIKLPASMKSVSTIFICPLFGTLITCGIVMWVIGTPIALMMAGLNGWLTGMQDASKAVLGAILGGMTAFDMGGPINKVATLFAQTQVGEHPWLMGGVGIAICTPPIGMGVATFLAPKKYTQDEKEAGKAAILMGMIGISEGAIPFAVSDPLRVLPSIVVGGMVGNIIGFIMNVINHAPWGGWIVLPVVEGKIGYIIGTIAGAAVTAIMVNTMKKPVSELKEAIEAEKEEEELELELDFD; translated from the coding sequence ATGAAAAAAACTTTACTTGAACTTAGAAAACATCTTTTATTTGGAACTAGCCACATGCTTCCATTTATCGTAGCAGGAGGGGTGCTTTTATCACTAGCTGTTATGATGGGTGGAAAGGGAGCTGTCCCTGATTCTGGACTACTAAAAAATATATCTGATATGGGTATTGCTGGCCTTACTATATTCCCTGCTGTTCTTGGTGGATATATTGCTTACTCAATAGCTGACAGACCTGGACTTGCTCCTGGTATGATTGGTTCTTGGATTGCTGTTCAACAATACAGTACTGGATTCCTAGGAGCTATCATAGTTGGATTCCTTGCTGGATTTATTGTAAACCAGCTGAAAAAAATTAAACTTCCAGCAAGTATGAAATCTGTATCTACAATTTTTATCTGTCCACTGTTTGGGACTTTAATAACTTGTGGTATAGTTATGTGGGTAATAGGAACTCCTATCGCATTGATGATGGCTGGATTAAATGGGTGGCTGACTGGAATGCAGGATGCTAGTAAAGCTGTTCTTGGAGCTATCCTTGGAGGAATGACTGCATTTGATATGGGAGGACCTATTAACAAAGTTGCTACTCTATTTGCCCAAACTCAAGTTGGAGAACATCCTTGGCTTATGGGAGGAGTTGGTATAGCTATCTGTACACCACCTATCGGAATGGGAGTTGCTACATTCCTAGCACCTAAAAAATATACACAGGATGAAAAAGAAGCTGGTAAAGCTGCTATCCTTATGGGAATGATTGGAATTTCTGAAGGAGCTATTCCATTTGCTGTATCAGATCCATTAAGAGTTCTTCCATCTATTGTTGTTGGTGGAATGGTTGGAAATATCATTGGATTTATTATGAATGTTATCAACCACGCTCCTTGGGGTGGATGGATTGTACTTCCAGTAGTTGAAGGAAAAATAGGTTACATTATTGGTACTATTGCAGGAGCTGCTGTCACAGCTATTATGGTAAATACTATGAAAAAACCTGTATCTGAATTAAAAGAAGCTATTGAAGCTGAAAAAGAAGAAGAGGAACTTGAATTAGAATTGGATTTTGATTAG
- a CDS encoding fructose PTS transporter subunit IIA: MALINANRILLNKSMKNKNEAIKEMAKLFVEDGIVDNYDEYLKSLMDREAIAETAVGYEVGLPHGKSPAVKYPAVAFARLSNNIMWSEEEQETAKFIFMLAIPSAAAGNEHINILVNLSKKILDDDFRELLSKSNDVEEIMNAINN; the protein is encoded by the coding sequence ATGGCATTAATAAATGCAAATCGTATTTTATTAAACAAAAGTATGAAAAACAAAAATGAAGCAATTAAGGAAATGGCAAAATTATTTGTTGAAGATGGAATTGTAGACAATTATGATGAATATCTTAAATCTTTGATGGATAGAGAAGCTATTGCTGAAACTGCTGTAGGTTATGAAGTGGGGCTTCCTCATGGAAAAAGTCCAGCTGTAAAATATCCTGCTGTAGCATTTGCTAGATTAAGCAACAATATTATGTGGAGTGAAGAGGAACAGGAAACTGCAAAATTTATATTTATGCTTGCTATTCCTTCAGCTGCTGCTGGAAATGAACATATTAATATTCTTGTAAATCTTTCTAAAAAAATACTGGATGATGATTTCAGAGAACTTTTATCTAAATCTAATGATGTAGAAGAAATAATGAATGCAATAAATAATTAA
- a CDS encoding cupin domain-containing protein, with protein sequence MDFINLFENFNTNGKLLLPEKIISFKDIPWSKHPVFEGVELKHLLTSKETVGEFSYHLVKIAPNKKIGTHIHEIQLETHEVIAGSGICINSEKKFIYKSGTISIFPMKIPHEIIADKDGLYLFAKFIPALL encoded by the coding sequence ATGGATTTTATAAACTTATTTGAAAATTTCAACACTAATGGAAAACTTTTACTGCCAGAAAAAATAATCTCTTTCAAAGATATTCCATGGTCTAAACATCCTGTCTTTGAAGGAGTAGAGTTAAAACATTTACTCACATCAAAAGAAACAGTTGGAGAGTTCAGTTACCATTTAGTAAAAATAGCTCCAAATAAGAAAATTGGAACTCATATTCATGAAATACAACTAGAAACGCATGAAGTAATAGCGGGAAGTGGTATTTGTATAAATTCAGAAAAAAAATTTATATATAAGTCAGGAACTATATCTATTTTTCCAATGAAAATTCCTCATGAGATAATTGCAGATAAAGATGGGTTATATCTATTTGCAAAATTTATTCCAGCTCTTCTTTAA